A single region of the Thunnus maccoyii chromosome 10, fThuMac1.1, whole genome shotgun sequence genome encodes:
- the LOC121905375 gene encoding zinc finger protein 391-like, which yields MHRAPFLFCSCPFYDAAISTIATTNGSDHSKRNRKTEIPLSELKSVTPSGKLPQQHVCKEEEVLADQQLCNQERNSILDQEDPEPPQIKEEQEELCTSLEGEQLVLKQETETFMLTPTCDESEDQTLDLSPDETQREAEKEHVVSMSVKSSVQPEPNSDDQLLPHNSDVAESQDHKGGKHGDSGSTRKAEPKLKKRPHRKKNQTNNEDNSTTIKIHRNTDTGEQSFECDTCGKRFSVIEKLRWHLRVHTSEKPYPCDTCGKRFRAPSSLNAHMRVHTGEKPYPCTTCGRRFSDMTTVKRHIRTHTGEKPFACNICEKRFNDSSALKVHMRVHTGERPYPCNICEKRFTVAEHLKLHMRVHTGENPYKCTTCGKELRRKHNYKNHMRKHAMQEDSRRHAKESPLKEKSEASTKLC from the exons ATGCACAGAG CCCCATTCCTTTTCTGCTCCTGTCCTTTTTACGATGCCGCCATCTCCACGATAGCTACAACCAACGGCTCTGATCACAGCAAGCGGAACCGAAAAACCGAGATCCCGCTGTCGGAACTTAAGAGTGTAACACCCAGCGGAA AGCTCCCACAGCAACATGTctgtaaggaggaggaggttcttgctgaccagcagctctgtaacCAGGAGAGGAACTCCATTCTGGACCAAGAGGACCCAGAGCCTCCacagattaaagaggaacaggaggaactctGCACCAGTCTGGAGGGAGAACAGCTGGTGCTGAAGCAGGAGACCGAAACCTTTATGTTGACTCCTACTTGTGATGAAAGTGAAGATCAGACTCTGGACTTGAGTCCTGATGAAActcagagagaagcagagaaagagcatGTTGTCAGCATGTCAGTTAAAAGTTCTGTGCAACCGGAACCAAACAGTGACGACCAGCTGCTCCCTCACAACTCTGATGTAGCTGAGAGCCAAGATCACAAAGGAGGCAAACATGGAGACTCAGGATCAACTAGAAAAGCAGAGCCAAAACTAAAGAAGAgacctcacagaaaaaaaaatcaaactaacaatgaagacaactcTACCACAATAAAGATTCACAGAAATACTGATACAGGGGAACAGTCCTTCGAGTGCGACACTTGTGGGAAAAGATTCTCTGTGATCGAAAAATTGAGATGGCATTTAAGAGTCCACACAAGTGAGAAGCCGTACCCATGCGACACCTGTGGGAAAAGATTCCGTGCGCCATCCTCATTAAATGCGCATAtgagagtccacacaggtgagaaacCATACCCATGTACCACTTGTGGGAGAAGATTTAGTGACATGACAACAGTGAAAAGACATATAAGAACACATACAGGAGAGAAGCCGTTTGCATGTAAcatttgtgagaaaagattcaaTGATTCGAGCGCATTAAAAGTGCATAtgagagtccacacaggtgagaggCCGTACCCATGTAACAtctgtgagaaaagattcactGTGGCGGAGCATTTAAAATTGCATAtgagagtccacacaggtgagaatcCGTACAAGTGCACAACTTGCGGGAAAGAGCTGAGACGTAAACATAACTACAAGAACCACATGAGAAAGCACGCAATGCAAGAAGATTCTAGGCGTCATGCCAAGGAGTCTCCACTGAAGGAGAAGAGTGAAGCTTCTACGAAACTatgctaa
- the LOC121905989 gene encoding zinc finger and SCAN domain-containing protein 2-like: protein MSSIQFLRESINERLTAAAEEIFRVFQETISEYEKEINRQRILLDIVWKPEIKLNRIELPQQHVCKEEEVLADQQLCNQERNSSLDQEDPEPPQIKEEQEELCTSLEGEQLVLKQETETFMLTPTCDESEDQTLDLSPDETQSEAEEEHVVSMSVQSSVEPEPNSDDQLLPHDSHVAESQDHKGGKHGDSGSTRKAEPKLKKRRHRRKNHTNNEDNSTTLKIHSNTDTGKKSLKCDTCGKSFKWNSNLNRHLRVHTGEKPYACNTCGRRFSDMTAMKRHIRTHTGEKPFACNTCEKRCSELAALNAHMRVHTGEKPYPCTTCGRRFRDMTAVKRHIRTHTGEKPFACNTCEKRFNDSGALKVHMRVHTGERPYKCTTCGKEYRRRHNLKYHMRKHAMGEDSG from the exons ATGTCTTCAATTCAGTTTTTGAGAGAGTCAATCAACGAGCgactaactgctgctgctgaagaaatatTCCGAGTTTTTCAAGAAACTATCTCAGAGTACGAGAAAGAGATCAACCGTCAGCGCATACTGCTGGATATCGTTTGGAAACCTGAGATAAAGTTAAACAGAATAG AGCTCCCACAGCAACATGTctgtaaggaggaggaggttctcgctgaccagcagctctgtaacCAGGAGAGGAACTCCAGTCTGGACCAAGAGGACCCAGAGCCTCCacagattaaagaggaacaggaggaactctGTACCAGTCTGGAGGGAGAACAGCTGGTGCTGAAGCAGGAGACAGAAACCTTTATGTTGACTCCTACTTGTGATGAAAGTGAAGATCAGACTCTGGACTTGAGTCCTGATGAAACTCAGagtgaagcagaggaagagCATGTTGTCAGCATGTCAGTTCAAAGTTCTGTGGAACCAGAACCAAACAGTGACGACCAGCTGCTCCCTCACGACTCTCATGTAGCTGAGAGCCAAGATCACAAAGGAGGCAAACATGGAGACTCAGGATCAACTAGAAAAGCAGAGCCAAAACTAAAGAAGAGAcgtcacagaagaaaaaatcacactaacaatgaagacaactcTACCACATTAAAGATTCACAGTAATACTGATACAGGGAAAAAGTCCTTAAAGTGTGACACTTGTGGGAAATCTTTTAAGTGGAACTCCAACTTGAACAGACATCtgagagtccacacaggtgagaagccgtacgCATGTAACACTTGTGGGAGAAGATTTAGTGACATGACAGCAATGAAAAGACAtataagaacacacacaggagagaagccGTTCgcatgtaacacttgtgagaaaagatgCTCTGAGCTGGCCGCATTAAATGCGCATAtgagagtccacacaggtgagaaacCATACCCATGTACCACTTGTGGGAGAAGATTTCGTGACATGACAGCAGTGAAAAGACAtataagaacacacacaggagagaagccGTTCgcatgtaacacttgtgagaaaagattcaaTGATTCGGGCGCATTAAAAGTGCATAtgagagtccacacaggtgagaggCCGTACAAGTGCACAACTTGTGGGAAAGAGTACAGACGTAGACATAACTTGAAGTACCACATGAGAAAGCACGCAATGGGAGAAGATTCTGGGTAA
- the LOC121905992 gene encoding zinc finger protein 239-like produces the protein MSSLQFLREFINERLTAAAEEIFQIFQIIISEYQKEIDRQRILLDIVWKPEIKLHRIELPQQQVCKEEEILADQQLCDLERNSSLDQEDPEPSQIKEEQMKLCTSLEGEQPVLRQETETFMLTPTCDESEDQTLCMLHVVSMSVNSSVEPEPNSDDQLLSHNSHVAESQDHKGGKHGDSGSTRKAEPKLKKRRYRSKNHTNNEDNSTKLKIHSNTGKKSLKCWTCGKAFKWDSNLQTHLRVHTGEKPYPCNTCEKKFSVLGALKVHKWIHTGEKPYHCKTCGREFRRSHHLKFHMRTHRGGNDSVRCQT, from the exons ATGTCCTCACTTCAGTTTTTGAGAGAGTTCATCAACGAGCgactaactgctgctgctgaagaaatCTTCCAAATTTTTCAAATAATTATCTCAGAGTACCAGAAAGAGATCGATCGTCAACGCATACTGCTGGATATCGTCTGGAAACCTGAAATAAAGTTACACAGAATAG AGCTCCCACAGCAACAAGTCTGTAAGGAGGAGGAGATTCTCgctgaccagcagctctgtgaccTGGAGAGGAACTCCAGTCTGGACCAAGAGGACCCAGAGCCTTCacagattaaagaggaacagaTGAAACTCTGCACCAGTCTGGAGGGAGAACAGCCGGTGCTGAGGCAGGAGACAGAAACCTTTATGTTGACTCCTACTTGTGATGAAAGTGAAGATCAGACTCTGTGCATGTTGCATGTTGTCAGCATGTCAGTTAACAGTTCTGTGGAACCAGAACCAAACAGTGACGACCAGCTGCTCTCTCACAACTCTCATGTAGCTGAGAGCCAAGATCACAAAGGAGGCAAACATGGAGACTCAGGATCAACTAGAAAAGCAGAGCCAAAACTAAAGAAGAGACGTTACAGAAGCAAAAATCACactaacaatgaagacaactcTACCAAATTAAAGATTCACAGTAATACAgggaaaaagtctttaaaatgcTGGACTTGTGGGAAAGCTTTTAAGTGGGACTCCAATTTGCAGACACATCTGAGAGTCCACACAGGGGAGAAACCGTAtccatgtaacacttgtgagaagAAATTCTCTGTGCTCGGCGCATTAAAAGTGCACAAATGgatccacacaggtgagaagccgtaccaTTGCAAAACTTGTGGGAGAGAGTTCAGACGTAGCCATCACTTAAAGTTCCACATGAGAACACACAGAGGTGGAAACGATTCTGTCAGATGTCAGACTTGA
- the aldh5a1 gene encoding succinate-semialdehyde dehydrogenase, mitochondrial: MSTICVLRTRCFLRQVLPGLPAAMQRNYSLDVSAPLLRTQGYVDGRWVSAASVFPVLDPATGQEIARVSDCGPAEAKQAVDAAYKAFHSWKQYSAKERSILLRKWFDLLTLHKEDLAKLITFECGKPMRESLGEIAYSASFLEWFSEEARRVYGDIVPSPAKDRKILLLKQPVGVASIITPWNFPSAMITRKVGAALAAGCTVVIKPAEDTPLSALALAELAEQAGIPAGVFNVVPCSREKTPSVGEVLCTDPLVAKISFTGSTATGKVLLRLAADTVKKASMELGGHAPFVVFDSADVDLAVSGAMASKFRNSGQTCVCSNRFLVQSGIYERFMEKLGKAMDAELRLGHGSEPDTTQGPLINTRAADKVAHQISDAVSQGAKVLRGGKRLEGSFMEPTLLADVTTDMLCTKEETFGPLLPVIRFNTEAEALAIANASNVGLAGYFYSQDVSQIWRVAEALEVGIVGVNEGLLSTPEATFGGVKQSGLGREGSKYGIDEYLEVKYMCFGGLKP, translated from the exons ATGTCCACTATCTGTGTGCTGAGGACTCGCTGCTTCCTCCGGCAGGTGCTCCCCGGCCTGCCCGCCGCCATGCAGAGGAACTACAGCCTGGATGTTTCCGCTCCCCTGCTCCGGACGCAGGGCTACGTGGACGGCCGCTGGGTCTCCGCAGCCTCGGTGTTCCCTGTCCTGGACCCGGCCACCGGGCAGGAGATAGCCCGGGTGTCCGACTGTGGCCCGGCTGAAGCCAAGCAGGCTGTGGACGCTGCCTACAAGGCGTTTCACTCCTGGAAGCAGTACTCCGCTAAG GAGAGGAGCATCCTGCTGAGGAAATGGTTCGACCTGCTGACGCTGCACAAAGAAGACTTGGCTAAACTGATCACATTCGAATGT ggtAAGCCCATGCGGGAGTCTCTCGGGGAGATCGCGTACTCCGCCTCCTTCCTGGAGTGGTTTTCGGAGGAGGCTCGGCGAGTGTACGGCGACATCGTACCGTCACCCGCCAAAGACCGAAAGATCCTCCTCCTCAAACAGCCGGTGGGCGTCGCCTCCATCATCACGCCG TGGAACTTCCCCAGCGCCATGATCACCAGGAAGGTGGGAGCTGCTCTGGCTGCCGGCTGCACAGTGGTGATCAAACCGGCGGAGGACACGCCGCTGTCAGCGCTCGCTCTGGCTGAG CTGGCGGAGCAGGCGGGGATCCCGGCGGGGGTGTTTAATGTGGTTCCTTGCTCCAGGGAGAAGACTCCGTCGGTCGGGGAGGTTCTCTGCACCGACCCCCTGGTGGCCAAAATCTCCTTCACTGGCTCCACTGCCACCGGCAAA GTGCTGCTGAGACTCGCCGCTGACACTGTGAAGAAGGCCTCCATGGAGCTGGGTGGCCACGCCCCCTTCGTTGTGTTCGACAGCGCTGATGTCGACCTGGCCGTGAGCGGAGCCATGGCCTCCAAGTTCAGGAACTCTGGACAA ACGTGTGTGTGCTCGAACCGGTTTCTGGTGCAGAGCGGCATCTACGAGCGCTTCATGGAGAAGCTGGGTAAAGCGATGGACGCCGAGCTGCGCCTGGGTCACGGCTCAGAGCCCGACACCACCCAGGGCCCGCTCATCAACACCAGAGCCGCTGACAAG GTGGCCCATCAGATATCAGATGCAGTGTCTCAGGGGGCGAAGGTACTGAGAGGCGGGAAGCGTCTGGAGGGGTCCTTCATGGAGCCCACCCTGCTGGCCGACGTCACCACAGACATGCTGTGCACGAAGGAGGAAACCTTCGGCCCGCTGCTGCCTGTCATCAG GTTTAACACGGAGGCAGAAGCTCTGGCCATCGCTAACGCGTCTAATGTCGGGCTGGCAG GCTACTTTTACTCGCAGGATGTGAGTCAGATCTGGCGGGTGGCGGAGGCGTTGGAGGTGGGGATAGTTGGAGTCAATGAGGGCCTCCTGTCCACACCGGAGGCCACCTTCGGCGGGGTCAAACAGTCCGGTTTGGGCCGCGAGGGCTCCAAGTATGGCATCGACGAGTACCTGGAAGTCAAGTACATGTGCTTTGGAGGCCTCAAACCCTGA